In Scleropages formosus chromosome 20, fSclFor1.1, whole genome shotgun sequence, a single window of DNA contains:
- the LOC108939823 gene encoding platelet endothelial cell adhesion molecule-like isoform X1 — protein sequence MWETSEPLPAMGPRLLCLLLVSVLSTCRSAEDQLDVFINFVNVTIWPRERVESGTDVRLECRTGIVVMQGHSPSVGRPAPKRRQYVLLKNDEEVNSSESEADQQTFSIPRARVADSGNYHCRVKAHGRSKSSAEQQLTVQGLQTPTLVLDTYSTVEGKEVLANCSAPLEHGTFFFSFYENSKEVKRLRSATGTAAAKLTPRYGLQKWLYCRYTVILWSDSVLSNPSNNVTLDVYELFVTPSISVWPANDVVEGDRFAISCTIKTHQQNPFLILTQEAENVVAVGKGTVEFNVTANTTHSGVYTCKANMNDVEKHANTTMSVAELFSKPVLSVHPPEVFENESFAVTCYSSNVTPHRIQRGDLQYSLYRDGRVVSRSDTYSATAAPALNGRYGCKARAGNIWKESTEFVLKAKELVSQPLIKAVGEVILHRAFEIQCSSARGHLPVHYILMKGRTPVRNVTVNEPNYRATFMVSVHNVSEIRSFACQAENNGPSSRVLGRRLNASVIVPVSTPELKVPPDIVEGNNLTLVCRIDSGSPPVTFEWYLQGSKMPLSTNTVEARSSKLLQESPAWDLRDFQPLYAEHQVKKVKMEDAGDYYCRALNDAGDATSSFVNVKVELAHWKKGLIAAFCLLLVAAIVIGAIVWFKNKRGRRHMATELSVKPSSPKSDDSLTASLAYDTEVYNAHKDAEPQCDGTEGRATNGMRDSMASFPANGSNRSSCSSPATV from the exons ATGTGGGAGACCTCGGAGCCCCTGCCTGCCATGGGCCCACGGCTGCTCTGCTTGCTTCTAGTCTCCGTCCTCAGCACCT GTCGAAGTGCCGAAGACCAGTTGG ACGTCTTCATAAACTTTGTCAACGTCACCATCTGGCCGCGAGAGCGCGTGGAGAGCGGCACGGACGTCCGGCTGGAGTGCAGGACCGGCATCGTCGTCATGCAGGGTCATTCCCCGAGCGTGGGACGGCCGGCTCCGAAGAGGCGGCAGTACGTCCTCCTCAAGAATGACGAGGAGGTGAACTCCAGCGAGTCAGAGGCAGATCAGCAGACCTTCTCCATCCCGCGGGCTCGTGTGGCCGATTCGGGAAATTACCACTGTCGGGTCAAAGCGCACGGCAGGAGTAAGAGCAGCGCTGAGCAACAGCTTACAGTGCAAG GCCTGCAGACCCCGACTTTGGTCCTCGACACTTACTCTACGGTCGAGGGCAAAGAGGTGTTGGCCAACTGCAGCGCCCCGCTGGAGCACGgcaccttcttcttctccttctacGAGAACTCCAAGGAGGTGAAAAGACTGCGGTCCGCTACTGGCACGGCCGCGGCAAAGCTGACGCCCAGGTATGGCCTACAGAAGTGGCTGTACTGCCGATACACGGTCATCCTGTGGTCCGACAGCGTGCTTTCCAATCCCAGCAACAACGTGACTCTTGATGTGTACG AGCTGTTCGTGACACCCAGCATTTCGGTCTGGCCCGCAAACGATGTTGTCGAAGGGGACCGCTTTGCCATCAGCTGTACCATCAAGACACACCAACAGAACCCGTTTCTCATCCTGACGCAAGAAGCGGAAAACGTAGTGGCCGTCGGAAAAGGCACGGTCGAATTCAACGTGACCGCGAATACGACACACTCGGGGGTTTACACCTGTAAAGCAAACATGAACGATGTGGAGAAGCACGCGAACACCACCATGAGTGTCGCAG AGCTCTTTTCAAAGCCGGTTTTATCCGTGCATCCGCCGGAGGTGTTTGAGAACGAGTCGTTCGCGGTAACGTGCTACAGCTCAAACGTGACTCCGCACAGGATCCAGCGCGGTGACCTGCAGTACTCGCTTTACAGAGACGGAAGGGTCGTTTCGCGCTCCGACACCTACTCCGCCACAGCCGCCCCGGCCCTCAACGGCCGTTACGGCTGCAAAGCCAGAGCCGGAAACATTTGGAAAGAAAGCACCGAGTTTGTCCTTAAAGCGAAAG AGCTGGTGTCCCAACCTTTGATAAAAGCTGTCGGAGAAGTGATACTGCACAGAGCCTTCGAGATCCAGTGTTCCAGTGCGAGGGGCCACCTCCCCGTCCACTACATCCTAATGAAGGGCCGCACTCCGGTTCGCAACGTCACGGTGAACGAGCCCAACTACCGCGCGACCTTCATGGTCTCCGTACACAACGTTTCAGAGATCCGCAGCTTTGCCTGCCAGGCCGAGAACAACGGCCCCTCGTCCAGGGTTTTGGGCCGAAGGCTGAACGCCTCGGTCATAG TCCCCGTGTCGACACCGGAGCTCAAGGTGCCCCCGGACATCGTTGAGGGGAACAACCTGACCCTCGTATGTAGAATCGATTCGGGCTCTCCTCCCGTCACCTTCGAGTGGTACCTGCAGGGCAGCAAGATGCCCCTGTCGACCAACACTGTGGAAGCCAG ATCTTCTAAACTGCTTCAAGAAAGTCCTGCCTGGGACCTCCGGGACTTTCAGCCTCTGTACGCAGAGCATCAGGTGAAGAAAGTGAAGATGGAGGATGCCGGCGACTACTACTGCCGGGCCCTCAACGACGCCGGAGATGCCACAAGTTCTTTTGTCAATGTCAAAG TGGAGCTGGCGCATTGGAAGAAGGGTCTTATCGCCGCCTTTTGCCTCCTGCTTGTGGCAGCCATCGTCATCGGTGCCATCGTCTGGTTCAAGAATAAAAGAG GGAGGCGGCACATGGCCACAGAACTCTCGGT AAAGCCTTCGAGCCCTAAATCAGATGACTCACTGACAGCGAGTCTTGCCTACGACACAGAAGTTTATAACGCTCACAAAG ACGCAGAGCCGCAGTGCGACGGCACAGAGGGAAGAGCGACCAACGGGATGCGAGATAGCATGGCATCGTTTCCCGCCAACGGCAGcaacaggagcagctgcagcagccccGCCACGGTGTAG
- the LOC108939823 gene encoding platelet endothelial cell adhesion molecule-like isoform X2 — protein sequence MWETSEPLPAMGPRLLCLLLVSVLSTYVFINFVNVTIWPRERVESGTDVRLECRTGIVVMQGHSPSVGRPAPKRRQYVLLKNDEEVNSSESEADQQTFSIPRARVADSGNYHCRVKAHGRSKSSAEQQLTVQGLQTPTLVLDTYSTVEGKEVLANCSAPLEHGTFFFSFYENSKEVKRLRSATGTAAAKLTPRYGLQKWLYCRYTVILWSDSVLSNPSNNVTLDVYELFVTPSISVWPANDVVEGDRFAISCTIKTHQQNPFLILTQEAENVVAVGKGTVEFNVTANTTHSGVYTCKANMNDVEKHANTTMSVAELFSKPVLSVHPPEVFENESFAVTCYSSNVTPHRIQRGDLQYSLYRDGRVVSRSDTYSATAAPALNGRYGCKARAGNIWKESTEFVLKAKELVSQPLIKAVGEVILHRAFEIQCSSARGHLPVHYILMKGRTPVRNVTVNEPNYRATFMVSVHNVSEIRSFACQAENNGPSSRVLGRRLNASVIVPVSTPELKVPPDIVEGNNLTLVCRIDSGSPPVTFEWYLQGSKMPLSTNTVEARSSKLLQESPAWDLRDFQPLYAEHQVKKVKMEDAGDYYCRALNDAGDATSSFVNVKVELAHWKKGLIAAFCLLLVAAIVIGAIVWFKNKRGRRHMATELSVKPSSPKSDDSLTASLAYDTEVYNAHKDAEPQCDGTEGRATNGMRDSMASFPANGSNRSSCSSPATV from the exons ATGTGGGAGACCTCGGAGCCCCTGCCTGCCATGGGCCCACGGCTGCTCTGCTTGCTTCTAGTCTCCGTCCTCAGCACCT ACGTCTTCATAAACTTTGTCAACGTCACCATCTGGCCGCGAGAGCGCGTGGAGAGCGGCACGGACGTCCGGCTGGAGTGCAGGACCGGCATCGTCGTCATGCAGGGTCATTCCCCGAGCGTGGGACGGCCGGCTCCGAAGAGGCGGCAGTACGTCCTCCTCAAGAATGACGAGGAGGTGAACTCCAGCGAGTCAGAGGCAGATCAGCAGACCTTCTCCATCCCGCGGGCTCGTGTGGCCGATTCGGGAAATTACCACTGTCGGGTCAAAGCGCACGGCAGGAGTAAGAGCAGCGCTGAGCAACAGCTTACAGTGCAAG GCCTGCAGACCCCGACTTTGGTCCTCGACACTTACTCTACGGTCGAGGGCAAAGAGGTGTTGGCCAACTGCAGCGCCCCGCTGGAGCACGgcaccttcttcttctccttctacGAGAACTCCAAGGAGGTGAAAAGACTGCGGTCCGCTACTGGCACGGCCGCGGCAAAGCTGACGCCCAGGTATGGCCTACAGAAGTGGCTGTACTGCCGATACACGGTCATCCTGTGGTCCGACAGCGTGCTTTCCAATCCCAGCAACAACGTGACTCTTGATGTGTACG AGCTGTTCGTGACACCCAGCATTTCGGTCTGGCCCGCAAACGATGTTGTCGAAGGGGACCGCTTTGCCATCAGCTGTACCATCAAGACACACCAACAGAACCCGTTTCTCATCCTGACGCAAGAAGCGGAAAACGTAGTGGCCGTCGGAAAAGGCACGGTCGAATTCAACGTGACCGCGAATACGACACACTCGGGGGTTTACACCTGTAAAGCAAACATGAACGATGTGGAGAAGCACGCGAACACCACCATGAGTGTCGCAG AGCTCTTTTCAAAGCCGGTTTTATCCGTGCATCCGCCGGAGGTGTTTGAGAACGAGTCGTTCGCGGTAACGTGCTACAGCTCAAACGTGACTCCGCACAGGATCCAGCGCGGTGACCTGCAGTACTCGCTTTACAGAGACGGAAGGGTCGTTTCGCGCTCCGACACCTACTCCGCCACAGCCGCCCCGGCCCTCAACGGCCGTTACGGCTGCAAAGCCAGAGCCGGAAACATTTGGAAAGAAAGCACCGAGTTTGTCCTTAAAGCGAAAG AGCTGGTGTCCCAACCTTTGATAAAAGCTGTCGGAGAAGTGATACTGCACAGAGCCTTCGAGATCCAGTGTTCCAGTGCGAGGGGCCACCTCCCCGTCCACTACATCCTAATGAAGGGCCGCACTCCGGTTCGCAACGTCACGGTGAACGAGCCCAACTACCGCGCGACCTTCATGGTCTCCGTACACAACGTTTCAGAGATCCGCAGCTTTGCCTGCCAGGCCGAGAACAACGGCCCCTCGTCCAGGGTTTTGGGCCGAAGGCTGAACGCCTCGGTCATAG TCCCCGTGTCGACACCGGAGCTCAAGGTGCCCCCGGACATCGTTGAGGGGAACAACCTGACCCTCGTATGTAGAATCGATTCGGGCTCTCCTCCCGTCACCTTCGAGTGGTACCTGCAGGGCAGCAAGATGCCCCTGTCGACCAACACTGTGGAAGCCAG ATCTTCTAAACTGCTTCAAGAAAGTCCTGCCTGGGACCTCCGGGACTTTCAGCCTCTGTACGCAGAGCATCAGGTGAAGAAAGTGAAGATGGAGGATGCCGGCGACTACTACTGCCGGGCCCTCAACGACGCCGGAGATGCCACAAGTTCTTTTGTCAATGTCAAAG TGGAGCTGGCGCATTGGAAGAAGGGTCTTATCGCCGCCTTTTGCCTCCTGCTTGTGGCAGCCATCGTCATCGGTGCCATCGTCTGGTTCAAGAATAAAAGAG GGAGGCGGCACATGGCCACAGAACTCTCGGT AAAGCCTTCGAGCCCTAAATCAGATGACTCACTGACAGCGAGTCTTGCCTACGACACAGAAGTTTATAACGCTCACAAAG ACGCAGAGCCGCAGTGCGACGGCACAGAGGGAAGAGCGACCAACGGGATGCGAGATAGCATGGCATCGTTTCCCGCCAACGGCAGcaacaggagcagctgcagcagccccGCCACGGTGTAG
- the LOC108939823 gene encoding platelet endothelial cell adhesion molecule-like isoform X3: MWETSEPLPAMGPRLLCLLLVSVLSTCRSAEDQLDVFINFVNVTIWPRERVESGTDVRLECRTGIVVMQGHSPSVGRPAPKRRQYVLLKNDEEVNSSESEADQQTFSIPRARVADSGNYHCRVKAHGRSKSSAEQQLTVQGLQTPTLVLDTYSTVEGKEVLANCSAPLEHGTFFFSFYENSKEVKRLRSATGTAAAKLTPRYGLQKWLYCRYTVILWSDSVLSNPSNNVTLDVYELFVTPSISVWPANDVVEGDRFAISCTIKTHQQNPFLILTQEAENVVAVGKGTVEFNVTANTTHSGVYTCKANMNDVEKHANTTMSVAELFSKPVLSVHPPEVFENESFAVTCYSSNVTPHRIQRGDLQYSLYRDGRVVSRSDTYSATAAPALNGRYGCKARAGNIWKESTEFVLKAKELVSQPLIKAVGEVILHRAFEIQCSSARGHLPVHYILMKGRTPVRNVTVNEPNYRATFMVSVHNVSEIRSFACQAENNGPSSRVLGRRLNASVIVPVSTPELKVPPDIVEGNNLTLVCRIDSGSPPVTFEWYLQGSKMPLSTNTVEARSSKLLQESPAWDLRDFQPLYAEHQVKKVKMEDAGDYYCRALNDAGDATSSFVNVKVELAHWKKGLIAAFCLLLVAAIVIGAIVWFKNKRGRRHMATELSVLRALNQMTH; the protein is encoded by the exons ATGTGGGAGACCTCGGAGCCCCTGCCTGCCATGGGCCCACGGCTGCTCTGCTTGCTTCTAGTCTCCGTCCTCAGCACCT GTCGAAGTGCCGAAGACCAGTTGG ACGTCTTCATAAACTTTGTCAACGTCACCATCTGGCCGCGAGAGCGCGTGGAGAGCGGCACGGACGTCCGGCTGGAGTGCAGGACCGGCATCGTCGTCATGCAGGGTCATTCCCCGAGCGTGGGACGGCCGGCTCCGAAGAGGCGGCAGTACGTCCTCCTCAAGAATGACGAGGAGGTGAACTCCAGCGAGTCAGAGGCAGATCAGCAGACCTTCTCCATCCCGCGGGCTCGTGTGGCCGATTCGGGAAATTACCACTGTCGGGTCAAAGCGCACGGCAGGAGTAAGAGCAGCGCTGAGCAACAGCTTACAGTGCAAG GCCTGCAGACCCCGACTTTGGTCCTCGACACTTACTCTACGGTCGAGGGCAAAGAGGTGTTGGCCAACTGCAGCGCCCCGCTGGAGCACGgcaccttcttcttctccttctacGAGAACTCCAAGGAGGTGAAAAGACTGCGGTCCGCTACTGGCACGGCCGCGGCAAAGCTGACGCCCAGGTATGGCCTACAGAAGTGGCTGTACTGCCGATACACGGTCATCCTGTGGTCCGACAGCGTGCTTTCCAATCCCAGCAACAACGTGACTCTTGATGTGTACG AGCTGTTCGTGACACCCAGCATTTCGGTCTGGCCCGCAAACGATGTTGTCGAAGGGGACCGCTTTGCCATCAGCTGTACCATCAAGACACACCAACAGAACCCGTTTCTCATCCTGACGCAAGAAGCGGAAAACGTAGTGGCCGTCGGAAAAGGCACGGTCGAATTCAACGTGACCGCGAATACGACACACTCGGGGGTTTACACCTGTAAAGCAAACATGAACGATGTGGAGAAGCACGCGAACACCACCATGAGTGTCGCAG AGCTCTTTTCAAAGCCGGTTTTATCCGTGCATCCGCCGGAGGTGTTTGAGAACGAGTCGTTCGCGGTAACGTGCTACAGCTCAAACGTGACTCCGCACAGGATCCAGCGCGGTGACCTGCAGTACTCGCTTTACAGAGACGGAAGGGTCGTTTCGCGCTCCGACACCTACTCCGCCACAGCCGCCCCGGCCCTCAACGGCCGTTACGGCTGCAAAGCCAGAGCCGGAAACATTTGGAAAGAAAGCACCGAGTTTGTCCTTAAAGCGAAAG AGCTGGTGTCCCAACCTTTGATAAAAGCTGTCGGAGAAGTGATACTGCACAGAGCCTTCGAGATCCAGTGTTCCAGTGCGAGGGGCCACCTCCCCGTCCACTACATCCTAATGAAGGGCCGCACTCCGGTTCGCAACGTCACGGTGAACGAGCCCAACTACCGCGCGACCTTCATGGTCTCCGTACACAACGTTTCAGAGATCCGCAGCTTTGCCTGCCAGGCCGAGAACAACGGCCCCTCGTCCAGGGTTTTGGGCCGAAGGCTGAACGCCTCGGTCATAG TCCCCGTGTCGACACCGGAGCTCAAGGTGCCCCCGGACATCGTTGAGGGGAACAACCTGACCCTCGTATGTAGAATCGATTCGGGCTCTCCTCCCGTCACCTTCGAGTGGTACCTGCAGGGCAGCAAGATGCCCCTGTCGACCAACACTGTGGAAGCCAG ATCTTCTAAACTGCTTCAAGAAAGTCCTGCCTGGGACCTCCGGGACTTTCAGCCTCTGTACGCAGAGCATCAGGTGAAGAAAGTGAAGATGGAGGATGCCGGCGACTACTACTGCCGGGCCCTCAACGACGCCGGAGATGCCACAAGTTCTTTTGTCAATGTCAAAG TGGAGCTGGCGCATTGGAAGAAGGGTCTTATCGCCGCCTTTTGCCTCCTGCTTGTGGCAGCCATCGTCATCGGTGCCATCGTCTGGTTCAAGAATAAAAGAG GGAGGCGGCACATGGCCACAGAACTCTCGGT CCTTCGAGCCCTAAATCAGATGACTCACTGA